The following are encoded in a window of Wolbachia endosymbiont (group B) of Hofmannophila pseudospretella genomic DNA:
- a CDS encoding beta-ketoacyl-ACP synthase III produces MNKSFILSTGSYLPKKILSNNEIASIVETNDEWIRQRTGIVQRHIADEGELTSDLAVNAAKNAIEKAKISIDEIGLIIVATTTPDKTFPSCATIIQSKLKCKNAFAFDVQAACSGFIYAVTVADSLIKSNDRIKYALVIGAEIMSRIVDWEDRSTCVLFGDGAGAVIMKSEMSSSSIISTNLHSDGNVDLLCTNGGISSTRDSGKILMNGREVFKHAVEKLTASVEETLKCNSLKITDIDWLIPHQANIRIIEAVVKKLDFPIEKVINTVDKHANTSAASIPLALDYAVQESKIKSGNLILLISIGAGLAWGSVLLRY; encoded by the coding sequence TTGAATAAAAGTTTCATATTGAGCACTGGTTCTTACCTACCAAAAAAAATTTTGAGTAATAACGAAATTGCATCGATAGTTGAAACAAACGATGAATGGATAAGGCAAAGAACAGGAATAGTTCAAAGACATATAGCAGATGAAGGAGAACTAACGTCAGATTTAGCTGTTAATGCAGCGAAAAATGCTATAGAAAAAGCGAAAATTTCAATAGATGAAATTGGTTTGATCATAGTTGCAACAACAACACCTGACAAAACTTTTCCTAGCTGTGCAACGATTATACAAAGTAAATTAAAATGTAAAAACGCATTTGCTTTTGATGTACAGGCAGCATGCTCTGGTTTTATATATGCAGTTACAGTTGCTGATTCACTTATAAAGTCTAACGATAGAATTAAATACGCGCTTGTTATTGGTGCTGAAATAATGTCTAGGATTGTTGATTGGGAAGATAGGTCAACTTGTGTACTCTTTGGTGATGGTGCTGGTGCAGTGATAATGAAATCAGAAATGAGTAGCAGTAGCATTATATCAACAAACTTACACTCTGATGGCAATGTGGACTTATTATGTACAAACGGAGGAATATCCTCTACTCGTGATTCTGGAAAGATACTTATGAATGGAAGAGAAGTGTTTAAACATGCAGTAGAGAAATTAACAGCCTCAGTAGAGGAAACTCTAAAATGCAATAGTTTGAAGATTACTGATATTGACTGGTTAATTCCCCATCAAGCAAACATTCGCATTATTGAAGCAGTAGTAAAGAAATTAGATTTTCCTATAGAAAAAGTAATTAATACAGTTGATAAGCATGCAAACACCTCAGCAGCGTCAATTCCACTAGCCTTAGACTATGCAGTACAAGAATCAAAAATAAAGTCAGGAAATCTGATATTGCTGATTTCAATAGGTGCAGGTTTAGCCTGGGGTTCTGTGTTACTGCGCTATTAG
- the plsX gene encoding phosphate acyltransferase PlsX — MLPTVNNNIVIALDAMGGDFAPLSVIQGASFFLDNLVDPGVEVFFHIYGDQEEISPLLSKYKKVSDNSEFTHCSDNVLPNDKPSFALRHRKDSSMKAAVEAVKKGKAFGMVSSGNTGALMAISRFILGTLPNIYRPAIASICPTKTKSFALLDLGANVDCNTDSLFQFALMGSIFAKIALKVENPEVALLNIGTEEVKGTDSVRGAFELLKNAPSINFKGYIEASEFLDGNIDVIVADGFVGNVMLKTAEATAGTFISLIKQEVFNSWMTKMLVGILLKPKLNKALERFNPKIRSGAMFLGLNGIIIKSHGNSDAISFAHAIKFAVNAISENLNQKIINGVSHIE, encoded by the coding sequence ATGTTACCCACGGTTAACAACAACATAGTTATCGCACTTGATGCTATGGGAGGGGATTTTGCACCTCTTTCCGTAATTCAGGGTGCTAGTTTTTTCTTGGATAATCTTGTTGACCCAGGTGTTGAAGTTTTTTTTCATATTTATGGAGATCAGGAAGAAATATCTCCTTTGCTTTCAAAATACAAAAAAGTAAGCGATAACTCCGAATTTACCCATTGCTCTGATAATGTTCTTCCAAATGATAAACCCTCTTTTGCACTGAGACATCGCAAAGATTCAAGTATGAAGGCAGCTGTTGAAGCAGTGAAAAAAGGTAAAGCTTTTGGAATGGTGTCTTCAGGCAACACTGGAGCATTGATGGCTATCTCCAGATTTATTTTAGGAACATTACCCAATATCTATCGTCCTGCTATTGCATCTATCTGTCCAACTAAGACAAAAAGCTTTGCATTGCTTGATCTTGGTGCAAATGTTGACTGTAATACTGACTCATTATTTCAATTTGCATTAATGGGGAGTATATTTGCAAAAATAGCATTAAAAGTTGAAAATCCTGAAGTCGCTTTGCTAAACATTGGTACAGAAGAAGTGAAAGGTACTGACTCAGTAAGAGGAGCTTTTGAGTTACTCAAAAATGCTCCAAGTATTAACTTCAAAGGATATATAGAGGCAAGTGAATTTTTAGATGGTAATATAGACGTAATTGTTGCTGATGGTTTTGTTGGTAATGTAATGCTCAAGACAGCTGAGGCAACTGCTGGTACTTTTATCAGTCTAATAAAACAGGAAGTATTTAATTCATGGATGACAAAAATGCTTGTCGGCATATTGTTGAAACCCAAGCTAAATAAAGCATTAGAGCGTTTTAATCCTAAAATTAGAAGTGGAGCTATGTTTTTAGGGCTAAATGGTATCATTATAAAGAGCCATGGAAATTCTGATGCTATTTCTTTTGCTCACGCTATAAAATTTGCAGTAAATGCAATCAGTGAAAATTTAAACCAGAAGATAATTAACGGGGTAAGTCATATTGAATAA
- the rpmF gene encoding 50S ribosomal protein L32: MAVPKRKKSKSRRNMHRSHHAIKPKNIVVCATTGEFMLPHNIAVDNSYKGKRVFIKQKAE; this comes from the coding sequence TTGGCAGTTCCGAAGAGAAAAAAGTCAAAGTCAAGGCGTAATATGCATCGTTCTCATCATGCTATTAAGCCTAAGAATATTGTGGTATGTGCAACAACTGGAGAATTCATGTTGCCTCACAACATAGCAGTTGACAATAGTTACAAAGGAAAACGTGTTTTCATTAAACAAAAGGCGGAGTAA
- a CDS encoding MlaE family ABC transporter permease has product MSSFNIDSVRIIGRCFMNFLLRIGNAFVFFIQSLYHCFIPPYYFSNVARQIIEIGFFSLPIVGLTGVFIGAVIVLQSSLSGILINQEQVVPKLVTITIIKELGPVLISLIMVGKVGSSIAAEIGTMRITEQIDALTTLDINPFKYLIVPRILASVIVFPILTVCADLIGIFGGYVTAVFEFNHNLNIYIKYTAQFFNMYDFIVGLMKATAFGAIISVSSCYYGYHCREGARGVGIATTSTVVISSILIILANYLITLIHA; this is encoded by the coding sequence GTGAGTTCCTTTAATATAGACAGCGTTAGAATAATCGGTAGATGCTTTATGAACTTTCTGTTGAGGATTGGTAACGCATTTGTATTTTTTATTCAATCTCTATACCACTGCTTTATTCCTCCATATTATTTTAGCAATGTGGCAAGACAAATTATAGAGATAGGCTTTTTCTCTTTGCCAATTGTTGGGCTCACTGGAGTTTTTATAGGAGCAGTGATAGTTTTACAGAGTAGCTTAAGTGGTATATTGATTAATCAAGAACAAGTAGTACCTAAACTTGTTACGATCACTATCATTAAAGAGTTAGGGCCAGTTTTGATCAGCTTAATAATGGTAGGAAAGGTTGGGTCCTCAATTGCAGCAGAAATTGGCACGATGCGCATCACTGAACAAATAGATGCACTTACAACTTTGGACATCAATCCTTTCAAATATTTAATTGTACCAAGAATTCTAGCGTCAGTTATAGTATTTCCAATACTTACAGTATGTGCAGATCTAATAGGAATATTTGGAGGGTATGTCACCGCAGTCTTTGAATTTAACCACAATTTAAATATATACATAAAATATACAGCTCAATTCTTTAATATGTACGATTTTATTGTTGGGCTGATGAAAGCGACTGCTTTTGGCGCCATAATTTCTGTTTCAAGTTGTTATTACGGTTACCATTGTAGGGAAGGTGCACGAGGAGTAGGTATTGCAACAACATCAACTGTTGTTATATCCTCTATATTGATAATTTTAGCAAATTACTTGATTACTTTAATACATGCATAG
- a CDS encoding ABC transporter ATP-binding protein has translation MHSPIISILNLSLSFDDRTILNNITFNISKGESLVILGGSGSGKSVLTKIIIGLLTPDSGSIKINSKSKNKFGVLFQNSALFDYVTVWENISFNYKKRFNISIKEAKRLAIEKLNDVGLEENIADMFPVELSGGMKKRVALARAIAHNPEIIVLDEPTSGLDPIMSDVVNEIIIKLSQDLRPTIITITHDIHSAFKIADKIAVLYEGEIISHGTVQEIQNTNNEYIKKFIYCI, from the coding sequence ATGCATAGCCCCATAATATCAATATTGAATCTAAGCTTATCCTTTGATGATAGAACGATATTAAACAACATAACTTTCAATATATCGAAAGGAGAATCATTAGTCATACTTGGCGGCTCAGGAAGTGGTAAATCTGTATTAACAAAAATAATTATTGGATTATTGACACCAGACTCAGGGTCTATTAAAATAAATAGCAAAAGCAAAAATAAATTTGGAGTCTTATTTCAAAATTCCGCTTTGTTTGACTATGTTACAGTGTGGGAAAATATATCTTTTAATTATAAAAAACGCTTTAATATCAGCATAAAGGAGGCAAAACGCCTAGCAATCGAGAAGTTAAATGACGTTGGACTGGAAGAAAACATAGCAGACATGTTTCCAGTAGAACTATCAGGTGGAATGAAGAAAAGAGTGGCACTTGCAAGAGCAATTGCACACAACCCAGAAATTATTGTATTGGATGAGCCAACTTCAGGATTAGACCCAATCATGTCAGATGTAGTAAACGAGATAATAATAAAATTATCTCAAGATCTTCGTCCTACAATTATCACGATTACACATGATATTCATAGTGCATTTAAAATAGCTGACAAAATAGCAGTATTATATGAAGGGGAGATCATTTCTCACGGAACTGTTCAGGAAATACAAAATACTAACAACGAATATATAAAAAAGTTCATTTATTGTATATAG
- the ffh gene encoding signal recognition particle protein, translated as MFKSLTESLNSVFNKLRGKSIISEDDFNLAMREIRMALIEADVSLEVAKKFINDIKDKVIGEKVIKSVSPAQMIIKIVQDNLVAVLGSEKSDLNLAVKPPAVIMMVGLQGAGKTTTSGKLALKLKKQKKKVMLASLDIYRPAAQKQLEVLGKQIDVQTLSIVINERPIAITKRALATAKSDSCDVLILDTAGRLHIDNNMMNELKSVKEIVSPAEVILVADAMIGQDAVNIAKSFNEAIGVTGIILTRVDGDARGGAALSMKMITDCPIKFIACGEKLSDLDDFYPDRIAKRILSMGDVVSLVEKAAEIVGQEETDKLQKKVKKGKFDLNDLVGMLKTLSKMDGISNIMKFIPSSFTKKLSSSVPDDNKVKKYIAIINSMTEKERQNPDILNGKRRLRISKGSGTSVTDVNLLIKQYNQMSSMVNKFSKVDHSKLKESDLMDMLSRK; from the coding sequence ATGTTTAAATCGTTAACTGAAAGTTTAAATTCTGTATTTAATAAACTGAGAGGAAAGTCAATCATTTCTGAAGATGATTTTAATCTTGCCATGCGAGAAATACGCATGGCCTTAATTGAAGCTGACGTTTCACTTGAAGTTGCAAAAAAATTCATCAATGACATTAAAGATAAAGTGATTGGAGAAAAAGTCATAAAAAGTGTCTCTCCAGCACAAATGATAATTAAAATTGTGCAGGATAATTTAGTTGCAGTTCTCGGATCAGAGAAAAGTGACTTAAATCTAGCAGTTAAACCCCCTGCTGTGATTATGATGGTGGGCTTACAAGGTGCAGGTAAAACAACTACCTCAGGAAAGCTTGCTTTAAAGCTAAAAAAGCAAAAGAAAAAAGTGATGCTTGCCTCTTTAGACATTTATAGGCCAGCTGCTCAGAAACAACTTGAGGTACTGGGTAAACAAATAGACGTACAAACTTTATCTATAGTGATAAATGAGAGGCCTATTGCAATTACAAAAAGGGCATTGGCAACAGCAAAGAGCGATAGTTGTGATGTATTAATACTAGATACCGCAGGCAGGCTTCATATTGACAATAATATGATGAATGAGTTGAAATCCGTAAAGGAAATAGTTTCACCTGCAGAAGTTATTTTAGTAGCAGATGCAATGATAGGCCAGGATGCAGTCAATATTGCCAAATCATTCAATGAGGCAATAGGTGTAACCGGCATTATTCTTACCCGTGTTGATGGTGATGCACGTGGTGGTGCTGCTCTTTCTATGAAAATGATCACCGATTGTCCAATTAAATTTATTGCTTGTGGTGAAAAATTAAGTGACCTCGATGATTTTTATCCCGATAGAATTGCAAAAAGGATACTTAGCATGGGTGATGTTGTATCATTGGTTGAAAAAGCTGCTGAGATTGTTGGTCAGGAAGAAACTGATAAGTTACAAAAGAAAGTAAAAAAGGGTAAATTCGACCTAAACGACCTAGTGGGAATGTTAAAAACTCTGAGTAAAATGGATGGCATTAGCAACATAATGAAATTCATCCCTAGTTCATTCACAAAAAAGCTAAGTAGCAGTGTGCCAGATGACAATAAAGTGAAAAAATATATAGCCATCATAAACTCAATGACTGAAAAAGAAAGGCAAAATCCAGATATTTTAAATGGCAAAAGAAGACTTAGAATTTCTAAGGGTTCTGGAACAAGTGTAACTGACGTTAATCTTCTAATTAAGCAGTATAATCAAATGAGCTCTATGGTGAATAAGTTCAGTAAAGTTGACCATAGTAAACTCAAAGAATCTGATTTGATGGATATGCTAAGCAGAAAGTAA
- a CDS encoding proton-conducting transporter membrane subunit: MQLYKSSLLLLLTALIVIVLTLPENLGAILNWSHPVLNFDLSFRIVLISFLSVAFLAVLPTQNLTFSEMLSFAAYTTCSLCAILSKQMILVIIFFELMTISAFFIIVASCRDSGPAIRYACVHFFVGVILTAGLALQSTNLIILGLLINCACFPFSFWIVDAYPASSLHGTTYLSLFTTKVSFLVMLLHTYNLWQDCTEILALVGALTVIYSIIFASLEQNIRRFLCYNVVGQMGLLIIAGGLLSPSEKAIPILILHIIFSLVYQSLLFVVSNSIISRTKTISFNGVGKLMSVEGMCAIIAILTMAAFPGTAGFISKSYITAEIEMNTVALKGYKNLYKVLNLLLHLSVGLKFLYYIFIAKSKSKPLAEREGKISIIILAFICVIASNPYLPIYNKHSIFDFVYNTKNILSQFNLLLCTTLLFIPLRRLFYPRINFKMDVDWIFRAFIPYIVLLFNQLVLKVREMSANLLQNLTNSLTSLYFNNVTKLKEVLSYNSVSFVSSSSLFLMSILLILLCLNR; the protein is encoded by the coding sequence GTGCAACTTTATAAATCGTCACTGTTACTTCTACTAACTGCATTAATAGTGATAGTCCTAACATTACCTGAAAATTTAGGTGCTATACTGAATTGGTCTCATCCAGTTCTAAATTTTGATTTATCTTTTCGTATCGTACTAATATCTTTTTTGTCAGTTGCATTTTTAGCTGTTCTACCAACACAAAATTTGACTTTTTCAGAGATGCTATCTTTTGCTGCTTACACTACCTGTTCACTCTGTGCAATTTTATCCAAGCAGATGATATTGGTTATAATATTCTTTGAATTAATGACCATCAGTGCATTTTTTATTATCGTAGCTAGCTGTAGAGATAGTGGACCTGCAATAAGGTACGCTTGTGTACACTTTTTCGTTGGAGTTATATTAACAGCAGGATTGGCACTGCAAAGTACTAACCTGATAATTTTAGGTTTATTGATAAACTGTGCTTGCTTTCCTTTTTCGTTTTGGATTGTTGATGCATATCCCGCTTCATCACTACATGGCACTACATATCTCTCTTTATTTACCACTAAAGTCTCTTTTTTAGTGATGCTTTTACACACTTATAACCTATGGCAAGATTGTACTGAAATATTAGCGCTTGTAGGCGCCCTCACTGTAATTTACAGCATTATATTTGCTTCTCTTGAGCAAAATATTCGTAGATTTCTATGCTATAATGTTGTAGGACAAATGGGCTTGCTGATTATTGCAGGAGGTTTACTCAGCCCTTCGGAAAAGGCAATACCAATTTTGATACTGCATATAATCTTCTCTCTTGTTTATCAATCATTATTGTTTGTAGTTAGTAATTCGATTATTTCACGAACAAAAACAATTAGTTTTAATGGAGTAGGTAAACTGATGTCAGTGGAAGGCATGTGTGCTATAATCGCAATACTTACAATGGCTGCATTTCCTGGAACTGCTGGATTTATCAGTAAATCATATATCACAGCTGAAATTGAAATGAACACTGTTGCCTTAAAAGGGTATAAAAATTTATATAAGGTTCTAAATTTGCTGCTTCATTTAAGTGTGGGACTCAAATTTCTTTACTACATATTTATTGCAAAAAGTAAGTCAAAACCTTTAGCAGAGAGGGAAGGCAAAATATCCATAATTATTTTGGCATTTATATGTGTAATCGCTAGCAATCCTTACTTGCCTATTTACAATAAACATTCAATTTTCGATTTTGTGTACAACACAAAAAATATTTTGTCGCAATTTAATTTGTTATTATGTACCACTTTACTGTTTATTCCTTTACGCAGGTTATTTTACCCAAGAATAAATTTTAAAATGGATGTTGATTGGATTTTTAGAGCTTTCATACCCTATATTGTCTTGCTGTTCAATCAACTGGTCCTTAAAGTGAGAGAAATGTCTGCCAATCTACTGCAAAACTTGACTAATTCACTTACTAGTTTATACTTTAATAATGTTACTAAACTTAAAGAAGTGCTGAGTTATAACTCAGTGAGTTTCGTTTCATCTTCTTCTCTCTTTTTAATGAGCATTCTACTAATTTTATTATGTTTAAATCGTTAA
- a CDS encoding FAD-dependent oxidoreductase — protein sequence MQLNFKISFSNLYTRSELIKLDEAFLDYIKSSDESLFCSLIEAREKAASSSMSSQCLTLGSRKQEGWIPVSATWMTDDCNSQLIIDLSYLLDEFIAKLFNIEKEIEELKKKHNDFAVIYRCKRFFVQRYALKKYTDVVNIDYVTNRLNSFLTLPTTEKNFSEQVMNWLENKEDHKEEIELAAQYAVWRVKNKQSILFSIHKKIDYENLVSFLKKEVDEVEVLYSNEVKRRYGFDLTSKKVSLNKALDNAHYCIFCHKQSKDSCSKGLINDDNTFKKSPLRVELHGCPLEQKISEMNLVKSEGYSIASLAIVMIDNPLCAATGNRICNDCMNSCIYQKQEPVNVPVVETRILDDVLNLPYGFEIYSLLSRWNPLNFQRPLPKENTGKNVLVVGLGPAGFNLAHHLLNDGHNVIAIDGLKIEPLIDHFQLIKDFEHEKLSERIAGGFGGVAEYGITSRWDKNYLKIIRLLLERRENFALYGGIRFGGTITVDDSFNLGFDHISLALGSGKPRMIKIKNILARGVRMASDFLMSLQLTGALKCDSIANLQVRMPIVVIGAGLTAIDTATEALAYYPIQVEKFLLRYEILVDKYGKKYVEKDWTEEEYEIANELISHAKLIQAEQALAKKENREIKILELMQSLGGVKIVYRKDLKNSPSYRLNSEEVQNALSEGIYFIENLEPVEVVTDKYNHAESIKLIDTKSGEIKCMKARSIFIAAGTEPNTVIATEDKKHFKLSNGYFTHLNSSEKEIDPIFSPKMQDKDRILVHKQSNKTISFFGDLHPSYSGSVVKAMASAKNGYPIISQLLSRVANQRASKHLANEEFFNKIKEKFTAKVIKVQYLTNKVVEIVIKAPLAAKNFKPGQFFRLQNFETNNRKANNTNLAMEGIAVTGTEVDKKKGFISTIVLETGGSTNLCGGLREGEQIILMGPTGKPTEVD from the coding sequence ATGCAACTGAATTTCAAAATCTCATTTTCAAACTTATACACTCGTAGTGAATTAATAAAGTTAGATGAGGCGTTTTTAGATTACATAAAATCGTCCGATGAAAGCTTGTTTTGTTCATTAATTGAAGCAAGAGAAAAAGCAGCTTCTTCTTCGATGTCATCCCAGTGCTTGACACTGGGATCTAGAAAACAAGAAGGATGGATTCCAGTATCAGCTACTTGGATGACAGATGATTGTAATAGCCAGTTAATAATAGACCTTTCATATTTACTTGATGAATTCATTGCAAAACTTTTCAACATTGAAAAAGAAATAGAGGAACTAAAGAAAAAACACAACGACTTTGCTGTAATATACAGATGCAAAAGGTTTTTTGTTCAGCGCTATGCATTGAAGAAATACACTGATGTAGTAAATATTGATTATGTAACCAACAGGTTAAATAGTTTCCTTACTTTACCAACAACAGAAAAAAACTTTTCTGAGCAGGTAATGAATTGGCTTGAAAATAAAGAGGATCACAAAGAAGAAATAGAACTTGCGGCTCAATATGCAGTTTGGAGAGTGAAAAACAAACAGAGTATACTATTTAGCATACATAAGAAAATTGATTACGAAAATCTCGTATCATTCTTGAAAAAAGAAGTAGACGAGGTTGAGGTTCTGTATTCAAATGAGGTGAAAAGAAGATATGGTTTTGATCTAACAAGCAAAAAGGTGAGTTTGAATAAAGCACTAGATAATGCTCACTACTGCATATTTTGTCATAAGCAAAGTAAGGACAGCTGCTCAAAGGGGCTAATCAATGATGACAACACTTTCAAAAAGTCTCCACTTAGAGTTGAGCTGCACGGCTGCCCACTAGAGCAGAAAATATCAGAAATGAATCTGGTAAAAAGCGAAGGATATAGCATAGCAAGTCTTGCAATTGTGATGATAGATAACCCATTATGTGCAGCTACTGGGAATAGAATATGCAATGATTGCATGAACTCATGCATATATCAGAAACAAGAGCCTGTAAATGTGCCAGTGGTTGAAACAAGGATTTTGGACGACGTACTCAATTTGCCGTACGGATTTGAAATATATTCTCTGCTTAGCCGTTGGAATCCTTTAAATTTTCAGCGTCCATTGCCAAAAGAAAATACTGGAAAAAACGTTCTAGTTGTAGGACTTGGTCCTGCGGGTTTTAATTTAGCTCATCATTTATTAAATGATGGACATAACGTTATCGCCATCGATGGATTAAAGATAGAACCTTTGATTGATCATTTCCAGTTAATTAAAGATTTCGAGCATGAAAAACTAAGTGAACGCATAGCTGGCGGATTTGGTGGAGTAGCAGAGTATGGCATAACTTCCAGATGGGATAAAAATTACCTAAAAATTATCAGACTGTTACTGGAAAGACGTGAGAATTTCGCACTTTATGGAGGAATTCGTTTTGGAGGTACGATAACTGTTGATGACTCGTTCAACTTGGGTTTTGATCACATTTCCTTGGCACTTGGCTCTGGTAAGCCACGAATGATTAAAATAAAAAACATACTAGCTCGTGGAGTGCGCATGGCATCCGACTTTCTCATGTCGTTACAACTAACAGGTGCTCTTAAGTGTGATTCTATAGCAAATCTGCAAGTTCGCATGCCGATAGTTGTCATAGGTGCAGGACTCACTGCAATTGATACTGCTACTGAAGCTTTAGCTTACTATCCTATTCAAGTGGAAAAATTTCTTCTTCGTTATGAAATATTGGTTGATAAGTATGGAAAGAAATATGTCGAAAAAGATTGGACAGAAGAAGAATATGAAATTGCAAATGAGCTCATATCACACGCAAAATTGATCCAAGCAGAGCAAGCGCTAGCAAAAAAAGAAAACAGAGAAATAAAAATATTAGAGTTAATGCAGAGTCTTGGGGGAGTAAAAATTGTATATAGAAAAGATCTAAAAAATTCACCAAGTTATCGATTAAATAGCGAAGAGGTGCAAAATGCACTATCAGAAGGGATTTACTTTATTGAAAACTTAGAGCCAGTTGAAGTTGTGACGGATAAATATAACCATGCTGAATCAATAAAACTAATAGACACAAAATCCGGCGAAATCAAATGCATGAAAGCACGTTCTATTTTTATAGCAGCAGGTACTGAGCCAAATACAGTTATTGCAACAGAAGATAAAAAGCATTTTAAATTAAGCAATGGGTATTTTACTCATTTGAATTCATCAGAAAAAGAAATAGACCCAATATTTTCTCCTAAAATGCAGGATAAAGATAGAATATTAGTGCATAAGCAAAGCAATAAAACAATTAGCTTTTTTGGTGACCTTCATCCTTCGTATAGCGGCAGCGTCGTGAAAGCTATGGCAAGCGCTAAGAATGGTTACCCTATCATTTCTCAGCTTTTGAGCCGAGTAGCTAATCAACGTGCTTCAAAACACCTGGCCAATGAAGAATTCTTTAATAAAATTAAAGAAAAATTCACTGCAAAGGTTATAAAAGTTCAATATTTAACAAACAAAGTTGTGGAAATAGTGATCAAAGCACCTCTTGCGGCAAAGAATTTTAAACCTGGACAATTCTTTAGGTTGCAAAATTTTGAAACCAATAACAGAAAAGCCAATAATACAAACCTTGCTATGGAAGGTATAGCTGTAACCGGCACTGAAGTAGACAAAAAAAAAGGATTTATTTCCACTATTGTACTTGAAACTGGTGGCTCCACTAATTTGTGCGGAGGCTTAAGAGAAGGAGAGCAAATAATCCTTATGGGTCCAACTGGTAAACCTACTGAGGTTGATTAA
- the fabZ gene encoding 3-hydroxyacyl-ACP dehydratase FabZ has protein sequence MQCNINDIIKILPHSYPFLLVDRVIECDPGMSIKAIKNVTFNEQFFIGHFPGHPIMPGVLIIESLAQASAICVLGKKVMENKVVYLRSIENAKFTKPVTPGDALILQANIQSVRLGLHKFECVAYVKEEKVAEAIISAALKNK, from the coding sequence ATGCAATGTAATATCAATGATATTATAAAAATACTACCACATTCTTATCCTTTTCTCTTAGTAGATAGGGTTATAGAATGCGATCCTGGTATGAGTATAAAAGCAATTAAAAACGTGACTTTCAATGAGCAATTTTTTATTGGTCATTTTCCTGGCCATCCGATAATGCCAGGAGTTTTGATAATTGAATCTTTAGCTCAGGCATCTGCAATATGTGTTCTCGGTAAAAAGGTAATGGAAAATAAAGTTGTTTACTTGAGATCAATTGAAAATGCAAAATTCACAAAGCCAGTTACTCCAGGAGACGCATTGATTCTTCAAGCTAATATTCAAAGTGTGCGTTTAGGTCTACACAAATTTGAGTGTGTTGCATATGTTAAGGAAGAAAAGGTTGCAGAAGCAATAATCTCAGCAGCATTAAAAAATAAATAA
- a CDS encoding OmpH family outer membrane protein yields the protein MKYIQLFTSVIALIISLFVGYKFVGYQPQSTLNTKAAIIDSDKVINESLALQNIQQQIKEQNSRLQKEFENELEKFKPSKEEFDLLSEEAKKEKTEQFSKHTVSVRDNYAKKMSHLEENYREAVESIFNKIKEVAKKTAEKKNIDLVLFISKKNQVLYSMDEVDLSDVVLKNVNKEIPEFALQNTE from the coding sequence ATGAAATATATACAGTTATTTACATCAGTTATTGCCTTAATTATTTCCTTATTTGTGGGGTATAAGTTTGTAGGGTATCAACCTCAGAGCACGCTCAATACAAAGGCTGCCATTATTGATAGTGATAAGGTTATCAATGAATCTCTGGCTCTGCAAAATATACAACAACAAATAAAGGAGCAGAATTCTAGATTACAGAAGGAATTTGAAAATGAGTTAGAAAAATTTAAGCCATCGAAAGAAGAATTTGACCTTTTGTCAGAAGAAGCAAAAAAAGAAAAGACAGAACAATTCAGTAAGCATACTGTAAGTGTTAGGGATAATTACGCTAAGAAAATGTCACATTTAGAAGAAAATTATAGAGAAGCAGTAGAAAGTATCTTTAACAAGATAAAAGAAGTTGCTAAAAAAACAGCAGAAAAAAAAAACATAGATTTGGTACTATTTATTTCAAAAAAGAATCAAGTTTTATACTCTATGGATGAAGTAGATTTATCGGATGTAGTATTAAAAAATGTAAACAAGGAAATACCCGAATTTGCTTTGCAAAACACTGAATAG